The genomic window atttttttaaaaaataatgagtgAATTAAGagattaacttattaattagagaaaattgAAGAGGTAACAAAAGTTACACTCTAAATCTAGTGAAAGAGTTGAAGCTAGGTTAGATGACGAGGATGATGATGCTTAGAATTAAATGACTCAAGAAGATAAAATTTGCACTCTAAAAACTCTAGTTCTAGACATCTAAGAAATGTTTTTCTTGACTTTATGTTATGATTTGTTTAACTTAATGCTTTGCTTTGCTTGACTTAAATTAttccaaaatttatataaatatatatatagtaattatttattaactaaCACTTTACATTGCTTGGACGTGTGCCTGTCGTGGCGCCTCTCACCTCGGGCAATAAAATGTCTCAGTGCCTTAAGGGCGCATAGCGCTTTTAATTACAATGTCCAATAGTTCTTTTAGAGAGTTCAATATCAAAATAGGTTTAGAAAATCAAGTCCGATAACcaataacaaataaatcaaaggaagaagataAATACAAAACTTGAAAACTGAGATAGATCTAGAGTGACCTTCACCAATAATCAAGTGATTAAAGCTCAATTGACATTGACAGTCTCCCAAGACCCCAAACAAGGCTGGAATGAATATGAAGGAAAAGGGAAAAgactgaaaattaaaaatctacAACTCTAAGACGAACAAATTATTTAGGATTAAAGAGTATGGAAGGTTTCTTATGAAGATAGGCTTTTATGAATTAAGAGCATAAACCTTTATGAAAGGCAGAGagcaaagaataaaaagaaggaaCTCAAGAAAAAGCCTCACCTAAGAAAGGCTAACATAAGACACAAAAGTGACAAAACCATTAAGCTTGCGGGGGAAATATATTAAAGCATGTTAGGTTGAGCCTACATGCCCATTTTGAGTaaaagtatattttaaaaattttggttaAGTGGCAAGTCAAGATTTGGATGACTTAACGAGTTGAAGATCAAAGCTATACAGCAAAGTGACACTTCGCTCAAGCCTCCTCAATCAATGCACAGTGCACATTGTGATGCTTCCCAAAATTGCCacattatgtttttctttctaaatcGTGTTCAAAGAATTTAATTCACCGGCTGAAAGTAAATTGCATTCCTGTTTTCCTTAATGATTTGGCTATAATCATATTTGGCAGATAAAAATATATCCTTTCCTTCAAATTTCAGATAGACTATGATAAGAAGCCAAAACTAAACTCTGTATCATGCTCTCCTTTATATTATTGGCTTATAGACATGGCATAGCATTAGAGTCATGCGCATATCAAGCTAGGAGAAGTAAATCCAcagttctaattttgtttttcttcaagtTATAATTAAGTCTGGAGTCTTCAATTCAGTATTTCATTGGGTAAGGTCCAGAATGAACAAGCAGAAATTGGGAAGCTAAATGCTAATGTCTATGTCCGGATAAAATATCAAGAACCCAAAGAATGATAGGAGGTATACTCTGTCAAtcataaactcaaaaagaagGAACAGTAAAAAAGGGATAAACTTAACAGGCATATCTCATCAATAACACCAGACTGGGACATTGCATATGGACTATAGATTACTTACTTGGACCAACGATTCGCAGAAGGTAGATCAAAAGGAAGGCCAGTTTCTGTGCAGTTCAGATTGGGATATCCCATCTCATTCCTAGCAGATTTATCCATTATATTAAGGGGAAGCATATGACTTTCTTCATTAACTGGCATTGGCTTGAATAGACTCTCTTGTGTCCATATTTCATTCTCATTTAAAGCATGACCAAATGGATTAAACGTCCCATCATTCTGATAATTAGCACCATGTGCATTCAGAGAAGAGTGGTTGCTGGGAAGAGAATGATTTTTCACTGCAGCTTGTGATATCATAGGACTGTTCGCCAAGGGATGCACCATATCATCTTGGTTTGATTTCTTAAGCCCAAGAGGTGAAAACCGACTAGAAGGCCTGGGCACCAAACCCAGCACATCTTGAGCCGATGGAGTGCCCCACAGTTGCCATGTATTTTGTTCATTTGGACTATTTGCCTCACTCTTTGCTTTCCTGGTCTGTGGAGGCTGGCCAATTGCAGCATGTTCAGAGATGCGTGATCTGGAAAAGGGTGATTCTATTGGAGATGGCTTGCTCACATCTGCAAGGGTAGATATACTTTCTAGGTATGGCGGTTCTTCTAACTTATTCTGTGCATCATAGCCAAAAACCAAGTCTGGAGGAAAAATGTCCAGTGAATCAGAAACTGGGCCAAGTAAGACAGAAGGATCAGGGACATAGCATGGTTCTCCAAAAATTTCTGCTTCTTCCAGTGTAGAATTTACTTCTTGTCCATTATATATAGGGTCAGAAGGCGATAAACGACAACTCCTATCGTCACCAATTGAGCCACTCACGGCAGGATAGATGCTAAAAGGCAACTGTTGCAtgggtttgatttggttgtCTACAGAATGACGATGCAACGCTCTTTGATCAGTCATCTGTGAACTCTGAGCTTCTGACAAGCCATTTGGGTTCAAATAGTTGGTGTTATTCATATCATTACATGGAGAAACAGCTGAAGAACAGGTAAACAGATGATGCCACGATTTCTTAGGAGCCGGAGCCTGCTGAGCCCTCACCTCTGATCCAACCTAGAAAGAGGATAAGGGGCCAATAATGTTCAAAGGTATGCGATACTAAAATAGTCTATAATTATGCACATACTTGAAACAAAGCAGTCATATGGAAACATAAAACTGGACAAGTATGGATAGCAAACTCACAGCTTTGTTGAAGCTTGACTTTGAGATCCTATCATCTGGAGTCAAAGTGGATTTTCCAGCTACATGACTGGCAAATTGAGTGTCTTTCCTGATAGAAGAACTCTGTGTGTGATCCATGTATCCAGTTGAAGGTTTGCTCACTTTGGCAACAGCAGCACTTTGAGCATTTCTACCAAAAAGGTAAGACCCATTGAAACCTCGCGAAGATGATAGGAAAGATCCCTTCACACGATCAAAATACTTGTGTCGGCTTCCTGTCGCTGTTTTTGTCACATTTCCAGCTTCCAATGCCTGCAGTTTATATTTGTCTGCCATTGTTTTTATCGTCTCCTTCCGCTCATTCTCACTCTTCTTATCAAACTCGTGTTTCTTCTCATTCTCTCTACTAGCTCTCCTCTCACATTCCTCAACATCAGAGTTGCTTTTACTCGAGCCCTTGTCCTTATCCTTGTCCTTCCTTCTCTCTTGCCTCTTCTTGTCAGACTCCTTTCTCTTCTCTCTATCCCCATCATGCCCGGGGCCCCTCGAATGAATTCTCTCAGCTTCCAAAATCTCATCCCTCAACTTCCTTCTTTCTTCCACCAATCGCGCAACCTCTTCCCTCTGCTTTCTCTCCTCTTGTTCCAGCATTTCCTTTTCCAACCTGGCCTGCCTCTTCTCTTCAGCTTTCCTTCTAGATTTCTCACTTCTACTCTCCTGACAATTCCCAACATTCTCTCTTCTCCTCAACAACCCTTTGTTATCCCCATCATCCGCATCCTCACTCAAAGAACCACCTCTGAAAATCTTCCTCAAAATCCACCGAACACTCACAAAGAAACAAGACATCAACTTACAAACAAAGATCAAAGCACCACAATAAGACTTCTCCGTCATGCAACGATCATCACCCCCATCACTATTTCCAGCCCTATACCTCGGAACAGGGCTACTCCAATTTCCATTACCCTCCGCCGCCCAATCCTGCCCACAAATCCAACCATGGATGCCTGAGCTGGGAGCCACCCCACCAGGAAGATCAAGCACAGGGCGCTTCGACACATGTCCACAACAAAAGCACATAAACCGCCCACCAGCAGGATTCTGATCCCTGTACGGCGTCAGACAATTCCGGCAGCATCTAGTAGCCGTCTTCCGGAGCTTATGAAGCTCAAGCGCCTCAGCACGACGCCGCTCACGGATGCGAGCCGAGCGGCGAGCTCGCCAAACAGATAGCTGTGGCATGAGAATCTCATACCAGAACGCCGTCACAAGGAGCACGCTGAGACAAGCAACACGCGGTGACGTTATCTCAAACCGCAGATGCGGTGGCAAGAGCTGCGACAACGCCCACAGTGCCATCAACGGGATCACCAGCCATGGCAGCATCGTTGCCAGCCTTCGCGACCACCGCTGAACCACGCACAGTATACACATTATCCACAAACCCTAGTTCTCCAATCCCCGACCACCCAAACTggaaaaccctaaccctagaaccAGAAATCGAAATCCCAGAACCTCAGGAACCCTAAACAAACCTATGGAAACAGTATGAAGATCAATTTGGAGATGAAAACAAGGGAAATCGAAGGGGATGATTGGAGattgttggaaaccctagaacgcaaaatgatgatgatttggGGACGACgaagaaacaaaaggaaaaatcgAGAATATTTGTCTGTATTtgtattttgtcatttttgcATTTATCCCCTTGtattcttcaaaattttaacattaccatataatttataaattaatggaCCTCTCTGCAAAAATccatatgtgtgtatatatatattttgccttttgtaattttctaatgattaacattttaaaactAATTCAACGAACCAAATCAATTCAGTTCGGTTAGtttgattatgattttattgaactatgctaaaaattttatatatgcgTTTGATTTTAGaaagttgttattttatttattttttcaattcaaTTAATAGTCCAGTGTTTTATCTtatccacattttttttaaaaaattattattatttattatatttatgttttgatgtccgtcactaaaataaaaaaataattttttcaatgtaATAATAAGTGAAAGTCTGAAACTTTGTATTAtccattaaaattaaatatagattATCTAGTATTGGTTTTTGTCGTTTCCcgaaactttaattttttttttattctttaaaaaaagtagataaCGAAGTGAAGGTTGattgttttaaattgtttcaatgattttatctaattaaaaattgataaataaatattttatatcaaaacgGCAAAAccatatattattaatgattttttattaattattaaacatatgtatttaaataaataaatttaatcacGCAAAATTATACATGGAATTATACATTTTTACAGGGGTAaacatgaaaaaagaaaaaaaaacatttttttttattttaccattTCCACTCCTACATCATCATATCAGACTTTGAAGGATTCTTAAACTCTAGAtatattttttccaatttttccaaGCATGAACTTTGAAATCCCAATTCAACAAGAAGACCAGAACTTAAATTTACATGATAactaataagaaatataaatttataaacaaaagaacaaagtgGTAAAAGATGTTATTTTGCAGCAATGACATTCTTACAAGCAACTCCTTCAACCTCCACATTCAATCCCCACCAAATTTCTCGACTTCCATTGCTTCAAGCATCAGCCAACAGAGTTTCGGCGCCTTGTGTCGATCCAACAGCTTCAACCTTGCTCGGTTCGCAAGCATGAATGGTAGAACAAATGTCATTTGTCTCGAGGAATTTCTCGCCGTTTACTAGTATTAATGGACCGTACTGCAGGACGATCCTTTTGCACTGTTCATAGAGTTCATTGCATGAGATAACAACGATAATTTTTGGAATAATATCCGAATTGATCCttatacttttctctctcttcccttttagtccctctactcagaaatactcccgactagtcattctacttttgaaaatatgcaCACTTAGGGAGAAATGCtctccctctacttttgaaaatgggaCTAAGTGGAGGGACTATGTGGGCCCATATTCAAAAGTAGAATGACTAGTTGGGAACATTTCtctctaagtgggcacattttcaaaagtagaggaactagtcaggagcatttctgagtatagggactaaaaaagaagaaaaaaaaaaagtaaagggaccaaaTAGGGTATTATACCATAATTTTTCAATGAAGTTTGGGCTGAAGAAAGTTAAGCTTGATTTAAAGTAGCTGTGGTTACCTCTTGCACATGATTCTCTACCTTGTTGCATTCTTTGAGAAGAAAATGGATGATCTCAAACTGGGTTGATTTCAGATAAAAGAGATTTGAGTCTTCAGTATCAAAAcagcataaataataataaaggtcTAATATGTTGAAATCAACAATTTGGTGAGAGAACATGATGGAATACTTTCCAACAACCATGAAAGTTTTgacaaatttttcttctaataGACTATAAGCCTTGAAACATATTTTAGTAAAGTCGGAAACAGCTTCCAAAATCAATGTGGGCGTCAAACATATTTAAAAGCAAAGGTGTGTGAATCTTACTTCAAACATATTCTTTGATAGTTATTGTTAACAATTGCATGCatgaaaaaattcaaatgtCGTAAACAATCCGACAAGAAACGACAAAATTGGGAAGATAGTATTTAATACCTGTGTGTCTGGATCTTTTAGTCTGCTGAGCACCTCATCAACAACTTGACGACAAAGATTGCAGGTATTATTGCTCTTGGATAGAACAACAGATTGTTTCTCACACAGATCAACCTTTTGGCAGAACACTGCAGGGCGTATTATGGAGATCTCATGAAAGAAAAGAGATCCATAGAAGTCCACCAATATAATGCACTGAGAACAAAAGTTTCAATATCATAATGTCACATGAATCAGTACTAAGCATATGAGCATGGAAAGTTCAATTTTGAGCAATTTAAGTTTTATAAGTAATCAGGTGTACCTGCTGCTCAAGGGATGGCAGTCTGGAACATGCCTTCTGAAAATAGGCAATTATCTCTGTCTGGGTCTTGTTTTCGGCAAGAAAAATGGTAGCCTCTGCTGTAAACTCTTCACATAATGTGCATAACTGATAATGATTTCCAACAGCCTCAGAGAGCTTATTTTCACTTCCATGGATATTATACTCTATCATAGtagtaataaaaaaacttcGTCAGACAGACACTCGATTAGGATGAGTGAGAATTGCTATTATTAGGAaaatttgcttatataccccatAAAAAGTAGATATGGTGTGTATAACTTTGTAAATAATACAATCATGTGTATATCTCAACAAACTTCAGgtttttgtatatatacccttgtCTACAATAACTCTTATGAAAGATGCCTACATGGCAACTAAATTATAGTTAAAGAGAGAAACACCAAAATTGAGCctattagttttgaatttctTAAAAAGGCACATGCAAATGAGAACACACATTTCTAGGGGTATATACACAAACATTATTTACAGAGATATACACactattttaaacttttttccAGATCATTTTGCAAATGCCCCTTCATATTATAAAGtttgaaggaaaaagaatatGCAAGAACAATCATCACAAAGGTAAGAATTCAAAGTGTTGGACTTTAAAAGGCAAATTTTATGCAGCCAATTCTAACCAAAGTCACCTTAACACCATTCACTATATATAAGTATTTCAACAAGTGGCATTTTGTTTCAATGGTGTTAGCATATAGAAGCCTAAACCCTACAAGTATCCAAAAATTAACTCCAGCACATGTAAATGCTATTTACTAGCTGAGTATTGTCTCACTTGTGAAATACCTAGAGTATAGTGGTCAGCTTGCCATGTGAATAAGCATATTCAAcaaaaagcttttttttattttttgggaaagaggagcggggcgaacccactaaagacccaggaacgtgcacaagcctcggtggaataaatggggatggggccgcgctcacgtgggcgctggaaccacccatacacaaccactattcacaactcccagaaatgtgccctcagccgagaatcgaactctcaccactcggtgagagctctatcggcgacccgtgtaccaatagacccaaagCTTTTTGTGTTTGTGAGGAGATATTGTAAGATACACCCAAAGCTACACAACTCCACACCAGATATTTGAGGACATATTCCTATTTGTCATTTACTTACATCATGAGATATCAAACAACCTATGAAACACAGACACAGATACAACGATACGACACGACACAGTACGAACATGCCGATATggtaatttctaaaaattgagGACAAGGGTACAGGAGGACAcgacaataaatatatatattatcagaAAATGTTGTAAGATACACCCAAAAGCTACACAACTCCAAATCAGATATTTGAGGACATATTCCAATTTATCATTTACTTACATCATGAGATGCCATACAAATACAAACATGACCAACACACCAATGTATAACCGCACACCTCAAAGTTAATGCATCATTATCAAAATCTctctacttttctttttttcagatCTATTATGCAAAAGGCTCGAACAACTCATAAAGATCTTTCAATTGCTTACTATTGTTAGCTAGTATCATATAAGTTTGGCACAAAGGTTGTTGTAAATAACTATAAATTACTTATTCTTAGGCATAA from Dioscorea cayenensis subsp. rotundata cultivar TDr96_F1 chromosome 9, TDr96_F1_v2_PseudoChromosome.rev07_lg8_w22 25.fasta, whole genome shotgun sequence includes these protein-coding regions:
- the LOC120268982 gene encoding uncharacterized protein LOC120268982, which codes for MCILCVVQRWSRRLATMLPWLVIPLMALWALSQLLPPHLRFEITSPRVACLSVLLVTAFWYEILMPQLSVWRARRSARIRERRRAEALELHKLRKTATRCCRNCLTPYRDQNPAGGRFMCFCCGHVSKRPVLDLPGGVAPSSGIHGWICGQDWAAEGNGNWSSPVPRYRAGNSDGGDDRCMTEKSYCGALIFVCKLMSCFFVSVRWILRKIFRGGSLSEDADDGDNKGLLRRRENVGNCQESRSEKSRRKAEEKRQARLEKEMLEQEERKQREEVARLVEERRKLRDEILEAERIHSRGPGHDGDREKRKESDKKRQERRKDKDKDKGSSKSNSDVEECERRASRENEKKHEFDKKSENERKETIKTMADKYKLQALEAGNVTKTATGSRHKYFDRVKGSFLSSSRGFNGSYLFGRNAQSAAVAKVSKPSTGYMDHTQSSSIRKDTQFASHVAGKSTLTPDDRISKSSFNKAVGSEVRAQQAPAPKKSWHHLFTCSSAVSPCNDMNNTNYLNPNGLSEAQSSQMTDQRALHRHSVDNQIKPMQQLPFSIYPAVSGSIGDDRSCRLSPSDPIYNGQEVNSTLEEAEIFGEPCYVPDPSVLLGPVSDSLDIFPPDLVFGYDAQNKLEEPPYLESISTLADVSKPSPIESPFSRSRISEHAAIGQPPQTRKAKSEANSPNEQNTWQLWGTPSAQDVLGLVPRPSSRFSPLGLKKSNQDDMVHPLANSPMISQAAVKNHSLPSNHSSLNAHGANYQNDGTFNPFGHALNENEIWTQESLFKPMPVNEESHMLPLNIMDKSARNEMGYPNLNCTETGLPFDLPSANRWSKKDQAPGNSIPAQHTESLFLAGPDVQSVWDFNQKGKNISTIPSSYK
- the LOC120269519 gene encoding prosaposin-like isoform X1 translates to MAQKIGVLFLFILAVSYFDVDARGLLASDITEYNIHGSENKLSEAVGNHYQLCTLCEEFTAEATIFLAENKTQTEIIAYFQKACSRLPSLEQQCIILVDFYGSLFFHEISIIRPAVFCQKVDLCEKQSVVLSKSNNTCNLCRQVVDEVLSRLKDPDTQFEIIHFLLKECNKVENHVQECKRIVLQYGPLILVNGEKFLETNDICSTIHACEPSKVEAVGSTQGAETLLADA
- the LOC120269519 gene encoding prosaposin-like isoform X2, with the protein product MAQKIGVLFLFILAVSYFDVDARGLLASDITEYNIHGSENKLSEAVGNHYQLCTLCEEFTAEATIFLAENKTQTEIIAYFQKACSRLPSLEQQCIILVDFYGSLFFHEISIIRPAVFCQKVDLCEKQSVVLSKSNNTCNLCRQVVDEVLSRLKDPDTQCKRIVLQYGPLILVNGEKFLETNDICSTIHACEPSKVEAVGSTQGAETLLADA